A region from the Bacillus sp. BGMRC 2118 genome encodes:
- the flhF gene encoding flagellar biosynthesis protein FlhF yields the protein MKVKKYVAPSMPEVMKKVRADLGKDAVILNSKVVHTGGFFGFFTKKNIEVMAAVDPSPFEKEPIQKEPTIKERERTAPVNIPLIKDSSKFEDIAPLVKSLTQKNDVDLLKEISELKSLIKDTQSKSTVNASLYPKPLQKILDKLEDQEINDELQSDIMSKLLENWYKNNATSNEAEMYNVLKEDLLRRVEQYEHGGISFNRKYINVVGPTGVGKTTTLAKIAAQCVIKHKKKVAFITTDTYRIAAIEQLKTYAKILDVPIEVCYNLDDFKVAKDKYSTYDLVFIDTAGRNFRNHQYVEDLKEVIDFTEEMETFLVLSLTAKQRDMEEIYRQFSLIFINRFIFTKTDETSQFGSILNLMTKYKKGVAYLTTGQNVPDDIIEATPNDIVNTILEVDTK from the coding sequence TTGAAAGTAAAAAAGTATGTTGCACCTTCCATGCCTGAAGTTATGAAAAAAGTTAGAGCTGACTTAGGAAAGGACGCTGTAATCTTAAACTCAAAGGTTGTCCATACAGGTGGTTTCTTTGGTTTCTTCACGAAAAAAAATATTGAAGTAATGGCAGCCGTTGATCCGTCTCCATTTGAGAAAGAACCGATTCAAAAAGAACCAACTATAAAAGAAAGAGAACGCACGGCACCTGTAAATATTCCACTTATAAAAGATTCGTCCAAGTTCGAGGACATTGCGCCTCTCGTTAAATCATTAACACAAAAGAATGACGTCGATCTGTTAAAGGAAATTAGTGAATTAAAATCATTAATCAAGGATACCCAGTCTAAGTCAACTGTAAATGCATCACTATATCCCAAACCCTTGCAGAAGATTTTAGATAAGCTGGAAGACCAAGAGATTAATGATGAACTTCAGTCAGATATTATGTCTAAACTGTTAGAGAATTGGTATAAAAATAATGCAACTAGTAATGAGGCAGAGATGTATAACGTGTTAAAAGAAGACCTTTTGAGAAGAGTGGAGCAGTACGAACATGGTGGTATCTCTTTTAATAGGAAGTATATTAATGTTGTTGGACCAACTGGAGTTGGTAAAACTACAACACTGGCTAAAATAGCAGCTCAATGTGTGATTAAGCATAAAAAAAAGGTCGCCTTTATTACGACAGATACGTATCGAATTGCGGCTATAGAGCAGCTCAAAACATATGCGAAGATTTTAGATGTACCTATTGAGGTTTGTTATAACCTAGATGATTTCAAGGTTGCGAAGGATAAATACTCTACCTATGATTTAGTGTTCATTGATACTGCGGGTAGGAATTTCAGAAACCATCAATATGTTGAAGATTTAAAAGAGGTTATTGATTTTACAGAGGAGATGGAAACGTTTCTCGTCTTATCTCTTACAGCAAAGCAAAGGGATATGGAGGAAATCTATCGTCAGTTTTCACTAATTTTTATCAATCGATTCATTTTTACGAAAACAGATGAAACATCGCAATTTGGGTCAATTTTAAATTTAATGACAAAATATAAAAAAGGTGTTGCCTATTTAACAACAGGCCAAAATGTTCCTGATGATATTATAGAAGCAACTCCTAATGATATTGTAAATACAATTCTTGAGGTAGATACCAAATGA
- a CDS encoding MinD/ParA family protein produces MRDQAESLRQRLQRMKDRTEAKVIAVVSGKGGVGKSNFSLNFAINLARQQQKVLIFDMDIGMGNIDILMGLSSRGSFVDIFKQGVSIQDIIKEGPEGVDFISGGSGLSTLFKLDSDKLSYFLNQLGKLALDYDYILFDMGAGITEDSLQFLLSVHEIFVVTTPEPTAITDAYSMMKYICTKENNAEFYLIVNRVLSHEEGTSTLKRLSEVMRQFLKKEIVQLGYLPDDRNVNKAVSRQTPFSIFDPKSKVSMAMKEITERYIDGNSIENGKQKPKSFSFISRLRHYFQER; encoded by the coding sequence ATGAGAGACCAAGCTGAAAGCCTACGCCAGCGACTTCAACGAATGAAAGACCGTACTGAAGCAAAGGTTATTGCCGTTGTTAGCGGTAAGGGTGGAGTCGGTAAATCCAATTTTTCACTGAATTTTGCGATCAACCTAGCTAGACAACAACAAAAGGTGTTAATTTTTGATATGGATATCGGTATGGGGAATATTGACATCTTAATGGGATTAAGTTCAAGAGGAAGCTTTGTAGATATCTTTAAGCAAGGTGTTTCTATACAGGACATCATAAAAGAAGGACCTGAAGGTGTTGATTTTATATCAGGTGGATCAGGCTTATCGACGTTGTTTAAGCTTGATTCAGACAAGCTTTCTTATTTCTTAAATCAGCTTGGCAAACTTGCTTTGGATTATGATTATATATTGTTTGATATGGGTGCGGGTATTACTGAAGACAGTCTGCAATTTTTATTATCTGTACATGAGATATTTGTTGTGACGACACCAGAACCAACAGCTATTACAGATGCCTATTCCATGATGAAATATATTTGTACGAAAGAAAATAATGCCGAGTTTTACCTTATTGTGAATAGAGTCTTATCACATGAAGAAGGTACAAGCACATTAAAACGACTGAGCGAAGTGATGAGACAATTTTTAAAAAAGGAAATTGTTCAACTAGGGTACTTGCCAGATGATCGTAATGTGAATAAAGCAGTGAGTAGACAAACTCCATTTTCTATTTTCGACCCGAAATCAAAGGTTAGTATGGCAATGAAGGAAATCACAGAACGTTATATAGATGGAAACTCCATAGAAAATGGAAAGCAAAAACCAAAGTCATTTAGTTTTATTTCCAGGTTAAGACATTACTTCCAAGAAAGGTAG
- a CDS encoding chemotaxis response regulator protein-glutamate methylesterase, which translates to MDRIKVLIVDDSAFMRKLITNFLEEDSRFQIVGTARNGQDAVKKVQELKPDVVTLDVEMPILNGIEALKEIMKVNPVPVIMLSSTTKEGAENTILAMQYGAVDFIEKPSGAISLDLHKVKEIIKDKVYHASKVKNTKLKQMNDMKITSIPISREYSKIDNNEFFDKKTLNLSKKVICIGTSTGGPRALQQVITRLPKDIDAPILIVQHMPAGFTKSLASRLDSLSQIEVKEAEDGEIIKKGTAYIAPGGYHLLVKRIGTSLAVNLDLSPPKNGHRPSVDLLFESVSQLSDYAKVAVIMTGMGSDGTEGLVKLKNTGEVRSIAESEETAIVYGMPKAAVASNKVDSIVRLDEIAEQIMKMLHT; encoded by the coding sequence ATGGATAGAATCAAAGTGCTCATTGTAGACGATTCGGCATTCATGAGAAAGCTCATCACTAACTTTCTTGAAGAGGATAGTCGTTTTCAGATTGTAGGAACTGCCCGTAACGGCCAAGATGCTGTAAAGAAAGTACAAGAGCTAAAGCCTGACGTCGTTACATTAGATGTTGAAATGCCCATTTTAAATGGCATAGAAGCACTTAAGGAAATAATGAAAGTGAATCCGGTGCCGGTAATTATGTTATCTAGTACGACAAAAGAAGGTGCAGAAAATACGATATTAGCTATGCAGTATGGTGCCGTTGACTTTATAGAGAAGCCTTCAGGAGCAATTTCACTTGATTTGCACAAAGTGAAGGAGATCATAAAGGACAAAGTTTATCATGCTTCAAAAGTGAAAAATACGAAATTAAAACAAATGAATGATATGAAGATTACCTCTATACCTATTAGTAGAGAGTATAGTAAAATAGATAATAATGAATTTTTCGACAAAAAAACACTAAATCTGTCAAAAAAGGTCATTTGTATCGGAACATCAACTGGTGGTCCTCGTGCACTTCAACAAGTGATCACAAGGTTACCTAAAGATATTGATGCTCCTATACTCATTGTTCAGCATATGCCAGCTGGATTCACGAAGTCTTTAGCTTCCAGGTTAGATTCCTTGAGTCAAATTGAGGTGAAAGAAGCAGAAGATGGTGAAATTATTAAAAAGGGCACAGCATATATTGCCCCTGGTGGTTATCATTTGCTGGTAAAGAGAATTGGAACATCATTAGCAGTAAATTTAGATCTGTCACCACCCAAAAATGGACACCGTCCTTCTGTTGATTTATTATTCGAGTCTGTAAGTCAACTGTCAGATTACGCTAAGGTGGCAGTTATTATGACAGGAATGGGCTCAGATGGGACAGAAGGCCTGGTTAAGTTGAAAAATACCGGAGAAGTTCGTAGTATTGCAGAATCAGAGGAAACAGCCATTGTGTATGGAATGCCGAAAGCTGCAGTAGCATCGAATAAAGTAGACTCTATAGTACGATTAGATGAAATAGCTGAACAAATAATGAAAATGCTACATACGTAA
- a CDS encoding FliA/WhiG family RNA polymerase sigma factor: MTQVSSNEDQIHWQKWTESRDTHAGDSLIRLYMPLVNFHVQRIAVGLPKSVNRDDLMSLGMLGLYDALEKFDPKRDLKFDTYASFRIRGAIIDGLRKEDWLPRSSREKSKKIDSVIEKLEQQHMRTVTPGEVARELGMTEDEVQQTVTEGFFANVLSLDDGLKDDDATDSPKFTIKDEKTLTPEEKMLKDELVDKLTSVIEQLNDKEQLVVSLFYKEELTLTEIGQVMGLSTSRISQIHSKALFKMKKILDTIYE, encoded by the coding sequence ATGACACAGGTTTCCTCAAATGAGGATCAAATACATTGGCAAAAATGGACTGAATCTCGAGACACACATGCAGGTGATTCCTTAATTAGATTGTACATGCCGTTAGTAAATTTTCATGTGCAACGGATCGCTGTCGGATTGCCGAAAAGTGTGAATCGAGATGATCTAATGAGCTTAGGGATGCTTGGGCTTTATGATGCATTAGAGAAATTTGACCCTAAACGAGATTTAAAGTTTGATACATATGCTTCCTTTAGAATAAGAGGTGCCATAATAGATGGACTTAGAAAGGAAGATTGGCTACCGAGAAGTTCAAGAGAAAAATCTAAGAAAATTGATTCAGTTATTGAAAAGCTGGAACAACAGCATATGAGAACGGTAACTCCTGGAGAAGTTGCAAGAGAGCTAGGTATGACAGAGGATGAAGTACAACAAACAGTTACAGAAGGATTCTTTGCAAATGTATTATCTCTTGATGACGGTTTAAAGGATGATGATGCAACAGACTCACCTAAATTTACGATAAAAGATGAAAAGACACTCACCCCAGAAGAAAAGATGCTGAAAGATGAACTTGTTGATAAGCTCACATCTGTAATTGAGCAGTTAAATGATAAAGAACAGCTAGTAGTCAGCTTGTTTTATAAGGAAGAATTAACATTAACAGAGATTGGACAAGTAATGGGGCTATCTACATCACGTATTTCTCAAATTCACTCAAAAGCGCTTTTCAAAATGAAGAAGATTCTAGACACAATTTACGAATAA
- a CDS encoding chemotaxis protein CheA: MEMNQYLEVFIEESKEHLQAVNSNLLELEKNPTNIAIVNEIFRSAHTLKGMSATMGYEDLASLTHQMENVLDGIRNEKISVTPEILDVVFQSVDDLEAMVHSIAEGGSGKRDVRSVVEKLAAIEKGEPIGASPSPQNNTITKEDIITSIPSQTYDEFELTVLKQSAEQGFTSYEVSVSLREDCLLKAARVFMVFEILEQIGEVIKSNPAVELLEDEKFDQSFTVTIVSTESPEDIQGKVLKVSEVDKVEVKAIDFSNQVSEDEGKPLDVATTEEKEVVQEVPSPEKETNAPSTQAKAASNKTIRVNIERLDILMNLFEELVIDRGRLEQISRELNNSELHETVEHMSRISGDLQNIILNMRMVPVETVFNRFPRMVRQLARDLGKKINLVIVGAETELDRTVVDEIGDPLVHLIRNALDHGVEMPEVRKKNGKDEEGTVILKAYHSGNHVFIEIQDDGAGINKDRVLGKAISKGVVTEQQAASLSDKQVFELIMSSGFSTAETISDISGRGVGLDVVKNTIESLGGSITIDSVEGQGTTFSIQLPLTLSIISVMLVELQKEKYAVPLSSIIETAIVKKEDILSAHSQKVIDFRGKVIPLVNLKDIFDVPGEEQESDYISVVIVRKGDKIAALVVDSFIGQQEVVLKSLGNYLSSIFAISGATILGDGQVALIIDSNALIK, encoded by the coding sequence ATGGAAATGAATCAGTACTTGGAAGTCTTTATAGAAGAAAGTAAGGAACATTTACAAGCCGTAAACAGCAACTTGTTAGAATTGGAAAAAAATCCTACAAATATTGCAATTGTTAATGAGATTTTCCGATCTGCACATACGTTAAAAGGTATGTCCGCAACGATGGGGTACGAAGATTTAGCAAGTTTAACTCATCAAATGGAAAATGTTCTTGATGGTATTAGAAATGAGAAAATTTCAGTTACCCCAGAGATTTTGGATGTTGTTTTTCAATCAGTAGATGACCTTGAAGCTATGGTTCATTCTATTGCTGAAGGCGGGAGTGGAAAGCGAGATGTTCGGAGTGTCGTTGAGAAGCTAGCTGCAATCGAAAAAGGAGAACCAATTGGGGCATCACCTTCTCCTCAAAATAATACGATTACAAAAGAGGACATCATTACATCAATTCCTAGTCAAACTTATGACGAATTTGAGTTAACTGTATTAAAGCAGTCTGCTGAACAAGGCTTTACAAGTTATGAGGTTTCTGTTTCTCTTCGTGAAGACTGCTTACTAAAGGCAGCACGTGTATTTATGGTTTTTGAAATTCTTGAACAAATTGGTGAAGTCATTAAATCAAATCCTGCAGTTGAATTACTGGAGGATGAGAAGTTTGATCAGTCCTTTACGGTAACAATTGTATCGACGGAATCACCTGAAGATATTCAAGGCAAAGTATTAAAGGTATCCGAGGTAGATAAAGTTGAGGTAAAAGCAATTGACTTCTCTAATCAGGTTTCTGAAGATGAGGGTAAGCCTCTAGACGTAGCAACTACTGAAGAAAAAGAGGTTGTGCAGGAAGTGCCGTCACCAGAGAAGGAAACAAATGCACCATCAACTCAAGCTAAAGCTGCAAGTAATAAAACAATTCGTGTTAATATTGAACGCTTAGATATTTTAATGAACCTCTTCGAAGAGCTCGTGATTGACCGAGGTAGATTAGAACAAATTTCAAGAGAGCTAAATAACTCAGAACTACATGAAACAGTTGAACATATGTCAAGAATCTCAGGGGATTTACAAAACATCATCCTGAATATGAGAATGGTACCAGTTGAAACAGTATTCAACCGCTTCCCTCGTATGGTAAGACAATTGGCTAGAGATCTAGGTAAAAAGATTAACTTAGTCATTGTAGGTGCAGAAACGGAACTTGATCGAACTGTAGTTGACGAAATTGGTGATCCACTTGTGCATCTCATTCGTAATGCATTAGATCATGGAGTTGAAATGCCGGAAGTACGTAAGAAGAATGGGAAAGACGAAGAAGGTACTGTTATTTTAAAGGCATACCATAGTGGTAACCATGTATTTATTGAAATTCAAGATGATGGTGCAGGTATTAATAAAGACAGAGTGCTAGGTAAGGCGATTAGCAAGGGTGTTGTTACAGAACAACAAGCTGCCTCACTAAGTGATAAACAAGTATTTGAACTAATAATGTCATCAGGCTTTTCAACAGCAGAAACCATCTCAGATATTTCAGGTCGCGGTGTAGGCCTTGATGTTGTAAAGAATACAATTGAATCCTTAGGTGGTTCGATAACGATCGATTCAGTTGAAGGACAGGGAACTACTTTTTCGATTCAACTACCATTAACGTTGTCTATTATTTCAGTTATGTTAGTTGAACTTCAAAAAGAAAAATATGCGGTTCCGTTATCATCAATTATTGAAACGGCCATTGTTAAAAAGGAAGATATCTTAAGTGCCCATAGTCAAAAAGTAATTGATTTTAGAGGAAAAGTGATTCCACTAGTTAACTTAAAAGATATCTTTGATGTACCAGGTGAAGAACAAGAAAGCGACTATATTTCAGTTGTTATTGTTCGTAAAGGAGATAAAATAGCAGCACTTGTCGTAGATTCTTTTATTGGACAACAGGAAGTTGTGCTTAAATCTCTCGGTAATTATTTATCCTCTATCTTTGCTATTTCAGGAGCAACGATATTAGGGGATGGACAAGTTGCTTTAATTATTGATTCGAATGCGTTAATTAAATAA
- the rpsB gene encoding 30S ribosomal protein S2, translated as MSVISMKQLLEAGVHFGHQTRRWNPKMKKYIFTERNGIYIIDLQKTVKKVEEAYNFVKELGANGGTMLFVGTKKQAQDSVKEEAERSGMYFVNQRWLGGTLTNFETIQKRIKRLRDIEKMQEDGTFEVLPKKEVINLKKELERLEKFLGGIKDMKQLPDALFIIDPRKERIAVAEAHKLNIPIVGIVDTNCDPDEIDYVIPANDDAIRAVKLLTAKIADAILESKQGEETAPTA; from the coding sequence ATGTCAGTAATTTCAATGAAACAATTACTTGAAGCTGGTGTTCACTTCGGTCATCAAACTCGCCGTTGGAACCCAAAAATGAAGAAGTACATTTTCACAGAACGTAACGGGATTTATATCATTGATCTACAAAAAACTGTGAAAAAAGTTGAAGAAGCTTACAACTTCGTTAAAGAATTAGGAGCTAATGGTGGTACTATGCTATTTGTTGGTACTAAGAAGCAAGCTCAAGATTCAGTTAAGGAAGAAGCTGAGCGTTCAGGTATGTACTTTGTTAACCAACGTTGGTTAGGTGGAACATTAACTAACTTCGAAACAATTCAAAAGCGTATTAAGCGCCTTCGTGATATCGAAAAGATGCAAGAAGATGGTACATTTGAAGTACTTCCTAAGAAAGAGGTTATTAACCTTAAAAAGGAATTAGAACGTCTTGAAAAGTTCTTAGGCGGAATTAAAGATATGAAGCAACTTCCTGATGCTTTATTCATCATTGATCCTCGTAAAGAGCGTATTGCAGTTGCTGAAGCACATAAATTAAACATCCCAATCGTTGGTATCGTTGATACAAACTGTGATCCGGATGAAATTGATTATGTAATCCCTGCAAATGATGATGCTATTCGTGCTGTAAAACTTCTTACTGCTAAAATTGCAGATGCAATCCTTGAATCAAAACAAGGTGAAGAAACTGCACCAACTGCTTAA
- a CDS encoding purine-binding chemotaxis protein CheW, with product MSEEVTNNLKVIVFQLADEEYGIPVQQVQSIEKVLHITRVPGTAKYVKGVINLRGVVTPIIDLRIRFGLEEMPYNDSTRVIIVTLETMDVGLIVDAANDVIDLQSESIEPAPEVVGTVEADYLNGVAKLDRRLLILLKLEKVLSVKELTEING from the coding sequence ATGTCTGAAGAAGTGACAAACAACTTAAAGGTTATTGTATTCCAATTAGCTGATGAAGAATATGGAATACCTGTTCAACAGGTTCAATCAATCGAAAAGGTGCTGCACATTACAAGAGTTCCTGGGACTGCGAAATATGTAAAAGGTGTCATTAATCTACGTGGTGTGGTCACTCCAATTATTGACTTAAGAATCAGATTCGGATTAGAAGAAATGCCATACAATGACAGTACAAGGGTCATTATCGTAACGTTAGAAACAATGGATGTTGGTTTAATCGTAGATGCTGCAAATGATGTCATTGATTTGCAAAGTGAAAGCATTGAACCAGCTCCAGAAGTAGTAGGAACAGTTGAAGCAGATTATTTAAACGGTGTTGCAAAACTTGATCGACGTTTATTAATTTTATTGAAGCTTGAGAAAGTATTGAGTGTAAAAGAGTTAACTGAGATTAACGGATAG
- a CDS encoding chemotaxis protein CheC: MSFIEKMNSTHIDILKEVGNIGAGHAATALSKLLDKKVDMKVPSVQVVSFNEVMDLLGGSETVVASVFLRVEGDAPGSMFFILSLEQATRFIQYLTNDPSFSMENPPYSELAISALQELGNILTGSYLSSFSDFTKLSLYPSVPAISVDMIGAIISFGLIELSTVSDYAIVIDTTLIEEDQPMSESVKGHFFYLPDPDSFSIIFKALGVFDHE; encoded by the coding sequence ATGTCATTTATTGAAAAAATGAACTCAACACATATAGATATATTAAAAGAAGTAGGTAATATCGGTGCAGGACATGCAGCTACAGCACTTTCGAAGCTGCTTGATAAAAAGGTTGATATGAAGGTTCCTAGTGTTCAAGTGGTTTCGTTCAATGAAGTAATGGACCTGCTGGGAGGATCAGAAACGGTTGTAGCTAGTGTATTCTTGCGTGTGGAGGGAGATGCTCCAGGTAGTATGTTTTTTATTCTCTCCCTTGAACAGGCAACTCGTTTCATTCAATACTTAACAAATGATCCATCCTTTTCAATGGAAAATCCACCATACTCTGAGCTTGCAATATCCGCTCTTCAAGAGCTCGGAAATATTTTAACTGGTTCTTATTTATCTTCTTTTTCAGATTTTACTAAACTAAGTCTATATCCTTCTGTACCAGCTATTAGTGTGGATATGATTGGTGCAATTATTAGTTTTGGTCTTATTGAACTGTCTACAGTAAGTGATTACGCGATTGTGATTGATACAACGTTAATCGAGGAAGACCAGCCTATGAGCGAGAGTGTTAAAGGTCACTTCTTCTATTTACCTGATCCTGATTCCTTCTCCATTATCTTTAAAGCATTAGGTGTATTTGATCATGAGTAA
- a CDS encoding chemotaxis protein CheD encodes MSNQEVVKVGIADMNIVKPPHIIRTSGLGSCVGVVLYDSVSKVAGLAHIMLPDSQLAKNGDMNKAKYANTAIEELLKQIMNAGGKKAQLKAKIAGGAQMFQFTSGSDLMRIGPRNVEAVKDELKRLNISLVGEDTGGNSGRTIEFDPFTSELSIRTVNQGVSIL; translated from the coding sequence ATGAGTAATCAAGAAGTAGTGAAGGTTGGTATTGCAGATATGAATATAGTCAAACCTCCTCACATTATTAGAACTTCAGGTTTAGGTTCCTGTGTAGGGGTGGTCCTTTATGACTCAGTGAGTAAAGTAGCCGGGCTGGCTCATATTATGCTTCCTGACTCACAACTTGCAAAAAATGGGGATATGAACAAAGCTAAATACGCAAACACTGCGATAGAAGAACTTTTGAAACAGATTATGAATGCTGGTGGCAAAAAAGCACAATTAAAAGCAAAAATTGCCGGTGGCGCACAGATGTTCCAGTTTACTTCCGGTAGTGACCTGATGAGAATAGGTCCAAGAAATGTAGAGGCTGTGAAGGATGAATTGAAGCGCTTAAATATTTCGTTAGTAGGAGAGGATACCGGTGGAAATAGCGGTCGAACCATTGAATTCGATCCATTCACTAGTGAACTTTCGATCCGCACTGTTAACCAAGGAGTGTCTATTTTATAA
- a CDS encoding elongation factor Ts translates to MAVTAQMVKELREKTGAGMLDCKKALTETNGDMEKAIDFLREKGMASAAKKSDRIAAEGISYIEVQGNEAVILEVNSETDFVAKNEGFQQLVKELAAHLLKNKPASTEEALTQTMDNGATVADYISSAIAKIGEKITLRRFTISSKADNGAFGGYLHMGGKIGVLVTLEGTTDETVAKDVAMHIAAVNPKYIDRDAVTEEEIAREREVLTQQALNEGKPENIVQKMVEGRMGKFFEDVCLLDQSFVKDPDQKVRKFVESKGATVVNFVRYEVGEGIEKRQDNFAEEVMNQVNK, encoded by the coding sequence ATGGCTGTAACAGCTCAAATGGTTAAAGAATTACGTGAAAAAACTGGCGCAGGTATGTTAGATTGTAAAAAAGCTTTAACAGAAACAAATGGTGACATGGAGAAAGCAATTGACTTCCTACGTGAAAAAGGAATGGCAAGTGCTGCTAAGAAATCAGATCGTATTGCGGCTGAAGGAATTTCATATATTGAAGTTCAAGGAAATGAAGCGGTAATTTTAGAAGTTAACTCTGAGACAGATTTCGTTGCTAAAAACGAAGGCTTCCAACAGTTAGTTAAAGAATTAGCTGCACACCTTCTAAAGAACAAACCAGCTTCAACTGAAGAAGCATTAACTCAAACAATGGATAATGGTGCTACAGTTGCAGATTATATTAGTTCTGCTATCGCTAAGATTGGTGAAAAGATTACATTACGTCGTTTCACGATTTCTAGTAAAGCGGATAATGGTGCATTCGGTGGATACCTACACATGGGTGGGAAAATTGGTGTACTAGTAACTCTTGAAGGTACTACTGATGAAACAGTTGCGAAAGATGTTGCTATGCATATCGCAGCAGTAAACCCTAAGTATATTGACCGTGATGCTGTAACTGAAGAAGAAATCGCTCGTGAGCGTGAAGTATTAACTCAGCAAGCTCTAAATGAAGGTAAGCCTGAAAACATCGTTCAAAAGATGGTAGAAGGTCGTATGGGCAAGTTCTTCGAAGATGTTTGTTTATTAGATCAAAGCTTCGTAAAAGATCCAGATCAAAAGGTACGCAAATTTGTTGAGAGCAAAGGTGCTACTGTTGTAAACTTCGTACGTTATGAAGTTGGAGAAGGAATCGAGAAGCGTCAAGATAACTTTGCTGAAGAAGTTATGAACCAAGTGAACAAGTAA